Proteins from one Ahaetulla prasina isolate Xishuangbanna chromosome 2, ASM2864084v1, whole genome shotgun sequence genomic window:
- the LOC131193306 gene encoding caveolin-2-like, whose translation MISDKYLMEYKLDPEDPHLQEPETMLLQSTVDIPPKTDPRDPHGINQHLKLEFSDILAEPSSFRTFDRIWTWSDITFESSRLWCYRIISLLCAVPVSLCSGFLFACLGCLHIWCVMPCIQLCTMAMPPVRTLWASILDVLIAPLFTSLGRCCSAIYLTVTQK comes from the exons ATGATCAGTGATAAATACTTGATGGagtataaattagatccagaagATCCTCATTTGCAAGAACCAGAGACTATGCTCCTGCAATCCACTGTCGACATACCACCCAAAACTGATCCCCGAGATCCACATGGGATCAACCAACATCTAAAG CTGGAATTCTCCGACATCCTTGCAGAACCTTCCTCATTCCGTACCTTTGATCGGATTTGGACCTGGAGTGACATCACCTTTGAGAGCTCCCGCCTTTGGTGCTACCGTATTATCTCACTGCTCTGTGCTGTGCCAGTCTCTTTATGTTCAGGCTTTCTCTTTGCCTGCCTGGGCTGCCTCCACATCTG GTGTGTGATGCCTTGCATCCAGCTGTGTACAATGGCCATGCCTCCAGTTCGTACCCTCTGGGCTAGCATCCTGGATGTTTTGATAGCCCCTCTTTTCACTAGCCTGGGACGCTGCTGCAGTGCCATCTACCTTACAGTAACTCAGAAGTGA